A single window of Salvia splendens isolate huo1 chromosome 8, SspV2, whole genome shotgun sequence DNA harbors:
- the LOC121744589 gene encoding protein FAR1-RELATED SEQUENCE 5-like, whose amino-acid sequence MDYETPSTSHVDNQSPVDDIVQNTDLNIPECPIELKPYVGRSFPTLDNAIELYQNYGRRVGFDTRKNGSKKVDDITLWFYMVCNREGEQKFNDQQPKRRRKSKKCGCNASVAFKFDSDRGYVIQHFKEEHNHPMVDVQHHKFMRLNRQLEPVHQKFISDCAGANIGPSLTFKLLTELMGGYESVGCTVLDIRNYTRDIRRYAEGCDAQMIIDELKKKKENCDAFTYEYEVDSRSRLNHLFWCDPIAKMNFLQFGDIVSFDTTYSTNRYSMIFAPFTGKDNHGRAVSFGAGLLCSESADSFSWLFNQFVKCMGIHPKLIITDQDLGMKVAVEKVLVNTRHRWCMWHIMAKVAEKVPKSLLGNNDFKKDLNSCVWSELIEPTEFEDKWKNVMETYDLVGSEWFVSMFESRRYWVPAYFRDFPNSSLIKTTSVSESQNSFFKRRGKQFTGLSFGDPRWLGFSVPPLIHWLNNKSRFRYEVFESCVGNGILQTSNLFRQSLQIQMPEYSPLPSLIVGFSWSLLGGIGIDCLGSSADCGWSI is encoded by the exons ATGGATTATGAAACGCCATCTACTTCCCATGTAGATAATCAGTCACCCGTAGATGACATTGTGCAGAATACAG ATTTAAATATTCCAGAATGCCCAATAGAACTTAAACCATATGTTGGTCGTAGCTTCCCTACTTTGGACAACGCAATTGAGTTATACCAGAACTATGGGCGACGCGTCGGTTTTGATACAAGGAAGAACGGTTCAAAGAAGGTTGATGATATCACCTTATGGTTTTACATGGTGTGTAATAGAGAGGGTGAACAGAAGTTTAACGATCAACAACCCAAAAGACGACGCAAATCAAAAAAATGTGGATGTAATGCTTCTGTTGCTTTCAAATTTGATTCAGATCGTGGTTACGTAATTCAACACTTTAAAGAAGAACACAACCATCCCATGGTTGATGTACAACACCACAAGTTCATGAGGCTAAATCGTCAACTTGAACCAGTGCATCAAAAATTTATTTCAGATTGTGCTGGAGCTAATATCGGGCCATCTCTAACTTTCAAGCTGCTTACTGAGTTGATGGGCGGTTATGAGTCTGTTGGTTGTACTGTGTTGGACATTCGCAACTATACACGGGATATCAGAAGATACGCTGAAGGATGTGACGCCCAAATGATCATAGAtgagttgaagaagaagaaggaaaattGTGATGCCTTCACGTACGAGTATGAAGTTGATTCCCGGAGTCGTTTGAATCATTTGTTTTGGTGCGATCCTATTGCCAAGATGAATTTCTTGCAATTTGGTGACATTGTTTCTTTCGATACTACGTACTCAACTAACag GTACTCAATGATTTTTGCTCCGTTTACTGGTAAGGACAACCATGGCCGTGCAGTGTCATTTGGAGCTGGTTTGCTTTGTAGTGAGAGTGCGGATTCGTTCTCTTGGCTTTTTAATCAGTTTGTGAAATGCATGGGCATACATCCGAAGTTGATAATTACTGATCAAGATTTGGGCATGAAAGTAGCTGTTGAAAAAGTTCTTGTGAATACACGGCACAGATGGTGTATGTGGCACATCATGGCAAAGGTAGCTGAAAAGGTTCCTAAGTCACTTCTTGGAAATAATGATTttaaaaaggatttgaattcATGTGTTTGGTCTGAGTTGATTGAACCTACTGAGTTTGAAGACAAGTGGAAGAATGTGATGGAGACTTATGATCTTGTTGGCTCTGAATGGTTTGTTTCTATGTTCGAATCAAGAAGGTATTGGGTTCCAGCCTACTTTAGGGACTTTCCTAATAGTTCGTTGATAAAGACGACATCTGTTTCGGAGTCGCAGAATAGTTTTTTCAAGAG GAGGGGAAAGCAATTTACTGGTTTGAGCTTTGGGGATCCGCGGTGGCTTGGTTTTAGTGTTCCTCCTCTGATACACTGGTTGAACAATAAAAGCCGTTTTAGGTATGAAGTATTTGAAAGCTGTGTAGGCAATGGTATACTACAAACATCTAACCTTTTCCGTCAGTCGTTGCAGATCCAGATGCCCGAGTATTCACCATTGCCGTCGTTGATTGTTGGATTTTCCTGGTCGTTGCTTGGAGGAATCGGGATAGATTGTCTGGGCTCGAGCGCTGATTGTGGATGGTCGATTTAG
- the LOC121745552 gene encoding dnaJ homolog subfamily B member 1-like isoform X2, producing the protein MGLDYYEILTLERGATEDDLKKAYRKLAMRWHPDKNPNDKDEAEAMFKQISEAYEVLSDPEKRQVYDQYGEEGLKDGPAPGSAGNPDKFNPRNAEDIFAEFFGSSPFGYGDGLKKPPPVESRLPCDLHELYTGSTRKMKISRQVVDPNGRMRTESEILTIEVQPGWRKGTKITFPDKGNQQMNQLPADLVFVIDEKPHDVFSRDGNDLTMGHCVTLAEAIGGTTVVLTTVDGRTLSVPVVCIVSPGYEHVVEGEGMPIARDPSIRGDLKIKFEVKFPAKLSPEQREALKHVLGG; encoded by the exons atgGGGTTGGATTATTATGAAATTCTGACATTGGAGAGGGGTGCAACAGAGGATGATCTGAAGAAGGCCTACAGAAAACTGGCTATGAGATGGCATCCAGACAAGAATCCCAACGACAAAGACGAAGCCGAGGCCATGTTCAAGCAAATCTCTGAAGCCTACgaa GTGTTGAGTGATCCTGAGAAAAGGCAAGTGTATGATCAGTACGGCGAAGAGGGCCTCAAGGATGGGCCGGCGCCCGGGTCAGCAGGGAACCCGGACAAGTTCAACCCCAGAAATGCAGAGGACATATTTGCAGAGTTCTTTGGAAGCAGCCCCTTCGGGTACGGAGATGGGCTCAAGAAACCACCACCTGTGGAGAGCCGGTTGCCGTGCGACCTTCATGAGCTCTACACTGGATCTACTCGGAAGATGAAGATCTCTAGGCAAGTCGTTGATCCCAATGG GCGAATGAGGACAGAATCAGAGATACTGACCATTGAGGTTCAGCCAGGTTGGAGGAAAGGAACAAAGATCACATTTCCAGACAAAGGCAACCAGCAGATGAACCAGCTGCCCGCAGACCTTGTCTTCGTGATCGACGAGAAGCCCCACGACGTCTTCAGCCGCGACGGCAACGACCTGACGATGGGCCACTGCGTCACCCTGGCCGAGGCCATCGGGGGGACCACAGTGGTGCTGACCACCGTGGACGGCCGCACCCTGTCCGTCCCGGTGGTCTGCATCGTCAGCCCCGGATACGAGCACGTGGTGGAGGGAGAGGGCATGCCCATAGCTCGGGATCCGAGCATCAGGGGTGATCTCAAGATCAAGTTCGAGGTCAAGTTTCCCGCCAAGTTGTCGCCCGAGCAACGGGAGGCGCTAAAGCACGTGCTTGGAGGATGA
- the LOC121745552 gene encoding dnaJ homolog subfamily B member 1-like isoform X1 translates to MGLDYYEILTLERGATEDDLKKAYRKLAMRWHPDKNPNDKDEAEAMFKQISEAYEVSLSHEVLSDPEKRQVYDQYGEEGLKDGPAPGSAGNPDKFNPRNAEDIFAEFFGSSPFGYGDGLKKPPPVESRLPCDLHELYTGSTRKMKISRQVVDPNGRMRTESEILTIEVQPGWRKGTKITFPDKGNQQMNQLPADLVFVIDEKPHDVFSRDGNDLTMGHCVTLAEAIGGTTVVLTTVDGRTLSVPVVCIVSPGYEHVVEGEGMPIARDPSIRGDLKIKFEVKFPAKLSPEQREALKHVLGG, encoded by the exons atgGGGTTGGATTATTATGAAATTCTGACATTGGAGAGGGGTGCAACAGAGGATGATCTGAAGAAGGCCTACAGAAAACTGGCTATGAGATGGCATCCAGACAAGAATCCCAACGACAAAGACGAAGCCGAGGCCATGTTCAAGCAAATCTCTGAAGCCTACgaagtctctctctctcacgaa GTGTTGAGTGATCCTGAGAAAAGGCAAGTGTATGATCAGTACGGCGAAGAGGGCCTCAAGGATGGGCCGGCGCCCGGGTCAGCAGGGAACCCGGACAAGTTCAACCCCAGAAATGCAGAGGACATATTTGCAGAGTTCTTTGGAAGCAGCCCCTTCGGGTACGGAGATGGGCTCAAGAAACCACCACCTGTGGAGAGCCGGTTGCCGTGCGACCTTCATGAGCTCTACACTGGATCTACTCGGAAGATGAAGATCTCTAGGCAAGTCGTTGATCCCAATGG GCGAATGAGGACAGAATCAGAGATACTGACCATTGAGGTTCAGCCAGGTTGGAGGAAAGGAACAAAGATCACATTTCCAGACAAAGGCAACCAGCAGATGAACCAGCTGCCCGCAGACCTTGTCTTCGTGATCGACGAGAAGCCCCACGACGTCTTCAGCCGCGACGGCAACGACCTGACGATGGGCCACTGCGTCACCCTGGCCGAGGCCATCGGGGGGACCACAGTGGTGCTGACCACCGTGGACGGCCGCACCCTGTCCGTCCCGGTGGTCTGCATCGTCAGCCCCGGATACGAGCACGTGGTGGAGGGAGAGGGCATGCCCATAGCTCGGGATCCGAGCATCAGGGGTGATCTCAAGATCAAGTTCGAGGTCAAGTTTCCCGCCAAGTTGTCGCCCGAGCAACGGGAGGCGCTAAAGCACGTGCTTGGAGGATGA